A stretch of Gallus gallus isolate bGalGal1 chromosome 2, bGalGal1.mat.broiler.GRCg7b, whole genome shotgun sequence DNA encodes these proteins:
- the MRS2 gene encoding magnesium transporter MRS2 homolog, mitochondrial isoform X1 — MLRSVLLLRALSRPRGWPGGGPLLRDAPGLLLGQDRPLRAAAPPGSRGLCWAGKLYRHFTTEASQATLASVSPVFAVMKLDKEGNATFFEKKKTELYQELGLQARDLRFQHLMSIATRNNRIIMRMEFLKAVITPEFLLILDYRNLNLEHWLFTELTSQLSGEGQLVTYSLPFEFRAIEAILQYRISRLQGRLNTLQPQILETLEALVDPKLLSVDRSKLHILLQNGKSLSELETDLKVFKETILEILDEEELIEELCLSKWTDPQVFEESTSGIDHAEEMELLLENYYRQAEDLVNEARELRVLIDDSESIIFINLDSHRNVMMRLNLQLTMGTFSLSLFGLIGVAFGMNLESSLEEDPRIFWLVTGIMFLGSGLIWRRLLSFLGRHLEPSLPPHVPAVLKKSQPAARRVEIKNSLKTETFGLSRSTLANQ; from the exons ATGCTCCGCTCCGTACTGCTGCTCCGCGCCCTGAGCCGCCCCCGTGGCTGGCCGGGCGGCGGGCCCCTTCTGCGGGACGCCCCGGGCCTGCTGTTGGGCCAGGACCGACCCCTGCGGGCGGCTGCGCCGCCGGGCTCtcgggggctgtgctgggccg GTAAACTTTACCGGCATTTCACTACAGAGGCCTCTCAAGCCACCTTAGCCAGCGTATCTCCTGTGTTTGCAGTG ATGAAGCTTGATAAAGAGGGAAATGCTACCTTTTTTG agaaaaagaaaacagaattgtaCCAGGAACTGGGTCTTCAAGCTCGAGATCTGAGATTTCAGCATCTTATGAGCATTGCAACCAGGAACAACAGGATCATCATGAGAATGGAG TTCTTGAAGGCTGTCATAACACCGGAGTTTCTTCTGATACTAGATTATCGTAATTTAAATCTGGAACATTGGCTCTTCACTGAACTGACATCTCAGCTGTCTGGGGAAGGTCAACTAGTTACGTATTCCCTGCCCTTTGAATTCCGAGCCATAGAAGCAATACTGCAGTACCGG ATCAGCAGACTGCAAGGGAGACTTAATACTTTGCAGCCTCAGATCCTTGAGACACTGGAAGCTCTAGTGGATCCCAAGCTTTTGTCTGTGGATAGGAGTAAACTCCACATTCTCCTGCAAAATGGCAAGAG CTTATCAGAACTGGAGACAGACCTTAaagttttcaaagaaacaatTCTGGAGATCTTAGATGAAGAAGAATTGATAGAAGAGCTCTGTCTGTCTAAATGGACTGATCCGCAAGTATT tgaGGAGAGCACATCTGGGATTGACCATGCCGAAgaaatggagctgctgctggagaactATTACAGACAGGCAGAAGATCTTGTGAACGAAGCTCGTGAGCTCAGAGTATTGATAGATGATTCAGAAAGTATAATATTTATCAACCTGGACAG cCACCGTAATGTGATGATGAGACTGAATTTGCAGCTGACTATGGGgactttctctctttcactctTTGGACTCATAGGAGTTGCATTTGGTATGAACTTGGAGTCATCTCTTGAAGAG GACCCCAGAATCTTTTGGCTGGTAACCGGGATTATGTTTCTGGGAAGTGGCCTGATATGGCGGcgtttgctttccttcctcgGGCGGCACCTGGAACCTTCATTACCTCCTCAT GTTCCTGCTGTTTTGAAAAAATCCCAACCAGCAGCTCGAAGAGTGGAGATAAAGAACAGCCTTAAAACAGAAACTTTTGGACTGAGCAGAAGCACACTGGCAAACCAATAG
- the MRS2 gene encoding magnesium transporter MRS2 homolog, mitochondrial isoform X2: protein MLRSVLLLRALSRPRGWPGGGPLLRDAPGLLLGQDRPLRAAAPPGSRGLCWAGKLYRHFTTEASQATLASVSPVFAVMKLDKEGNATFFEKKKTELYQELGLQARDLRFQHLMSIATRNNRIIMRMEFLKAVITPEFLLILDYRNLNLEHWLFTELTSQLSGEGQLVTYSLPFEFRAIEAILQYRISRLQGRLNTLQPQILETLEALVDPKLLSVDRSKLHILLQNGKSLSELETDLKVFKETILEILDEEELIEELCLSKWTDPQVFEESTSGIDHAEEMELLLENYYRQAEDLVNEARELRVLIDDSESIIFINLDRYFFLL from the exons ATGCTCCGCTCCGTACTGCTGCTCCGCGCCCTGAGCCGCCCCCGTGGCTGGCCGGGCGGCGGGCCCCTTCTGCGGGACGCCCCGGGCCTGCTGTTGGGCCAGGACCGACCCCTGCGGGCGGCTGCGCCGCCGGGCTCtcgggggctgtgctgggccg GTAAACTTTACCGGCATTTCACTACAGAGGCCTCTCAAGCCACCTTAGCCAGCGTATCTCCTGTGTTTGCAGTG ATGAAGCTTGATAAAGAGGGAAATGCTACCTTTTTTG agaaaaagaaaacagaattgtaCCAGGAACTGGGTCTTCAAGCTCGAGATCTGAGATTTCAGCATCTTATGAGCATTGCAACCAGGAACAACAGGATCATCATGAGAATGGAG TTCTTGAAGGCTGTCATAACACCGGAGTTTCTTCTGATACTAGATTATCGTAATTTAAATCTGGAACATTGGCTCTTCACTGAACTGACATCTCAGCTGTCTGGGGAAGGTCAACTAGTTACGTATTCCCTGCCCTTTGAATTCCGAGCCATAGAAGCAATACTGCAGTACCGG ATCAGCAGACTGCAAGGGAGACTTAATACTTTGCAGCCTCAGATCCTTGAGACACTGGAAGCTCTAGTGGATCCCAAGCTTTTGTCTGTGGATAGGAGTAAACTCCACATTCTCCTGCAAAATGGCAAGAG CTTATCAGAACTGGAGACAGACCTTAaagttttcaaagaaacaatTCTGGAGATCTTAGATGAAGAAGAATTGATAGAAGAGCTCTGTCTGTCTAAATGGACTGATCCGCAAGTATT tgaGGAGAGCACATCTGGGATTGACCATGCCGAAgaaatggagctgctgctggagaactATTACAGACAGGCAGAAGATCTTGTGAACGAAGCTCGTGAGCTCAGAGTATTGATAGATGATTCAGAAAGTATAATATTTATCAACCTGGACAG atatttcttccttctttag